In Caldicellulosiruptor morganii, the following proteins share a genomic window:
- a CDS encoding type II toxin-antitoxin system HicB family antitoxin: MKKESYVFPAIFTFNKDGITIEFPDLPGCISCADTLDEAVKNAKEVLGLYLWSMEKDDEPIPEPTPVNKLKLENNQIPMLIEIWMPLVRHEMDNKAVKKTLTIPQWLNILAEKNNINFSQVLQEALKEKLGIDNYKTQA; this comes from the coding sequence ATGAAAAAAGAAAGCTATGTATTTCCTGCTATTTTTACTTTTAATAAGGATGGAATAACAATTGAATTTCCTGATCTGCCCGGTTGTATTTCATGTGCTGATACCTTAGATGAAGCAGTAAAAAACGCAAAAGAAGTATTAGGACTTTATCTTTGGAGCATGGAAAAGGACGATGAGCCTATTCCTGAACCAACACCAGTAAACAAGTTAAAGCTTGAGAATAATCAAATACCAATGCTAATTGAAATTTGGATGCCACTTGTCAGGCATGAAATGGACAATAAGGCTGTAAAAAAGACATTAACAATTCCTCAGTGGCTTAATATTTTAGCAGAAAAGAACAATATAAACTTTTCACAAGTTCTCCAAGAGGCATTGAAGGAAAAATTGGGAATAGACAACTACAAAACACAAGCATGA
- a CDS encoding Rpn family recombination-promoting nuclease/putative transposase codes for MQNSLPPHEHDSTFKFLFENPRDILFLIKDVIGYSWAKDIQEDSIELADKELVGEDFLQRRADVVAKAKLKDREVYFYIIIENQSTVAKDMPERLLRYMILLWAKKIREGAEKLPAIIPIVTYNGLEKEWDVEQEIISEFDVFKNDIFRYALVNISKLDAKAFLCEEDDVLSPVVFYLEQVRDDTQELARRLKEVEAQLRKFSSSNIERFLIWAGNVIRPRLTKEDKEEFDRLVERVKQGGAGKMGEFVSNISRLLDEVQMKKFNEGKLEGKIEGKEEVAKKLIKKGFSDEDIAELTELDIERIRKLRKELIN; via the coding sequence ATGCAAAATAGCCTTCCTCCACATGAACATGATTCAACCTTTAAGTTTTTGTTTGAAAACCCCAGAGATATACTTTTTCTTATCAAAGATGTTATAGGCTACAGCTGGGCAAAAGACATCCAGGAAGATTCAATTGAGCTTGCGGACAAAGAGCTTGTTGGTGAAGATTTTCTTCAAAGAAGAGCAGATGTTGTAGCAAAAGCAAAGCTGAAAGACAGGGAAGTATACTTTTACATTATCATTGAGAACCAGTCAACAGTTGCAAAAGACATGCCAGAAAGACTTCTGCGATACATGATACTACTGTGGGCAAAGAAGATAAGAGAAGGAGCAGAGAAGCTTCCTGCGATTATTCCTATTGTGACATACAACGGGCTTGAAAAAGAATGGGATGTGGAACAGGAGATAATCAGCGAATTTGATGTTTTCAAAAATGATATATTCAGGTATGCACTTGTAAACATCTCAAAGTTAGATGCGAAAGCTTTCTTGTGTGAAGAGGACGATGTGTTGAGCCCAGTGGTGTTTTACTTGGAGCAGGTAAGGGATGATACACAGGAGCTTGCAAGAAGGCTAAAAGAAGTGGAAGCGCAGCTGAGAAAATTTAGCAGCTCAAATATAGAAAGATTTTTGATATGGGCGGGCAATGTAATAAGACCAAGGCTTACAAAGGAAGACAAAGAAGAGTTTGACAGGCTGGTAGAGAGAGTAAAACAAGGAGGTGCAGGCAAGATGGGTGAGTTTGTGTCAAACATCTCAAGGCTTCTTGATGAAGTGCAAATGAAAAAATTCAATGAAGGAAAATTAGAAGGAAAAATTGAAGGGAAAGAGGAAGTAGCAAAGAAGCTAATAAAGAAAGGATTTAGCGATGAAGATATTGCAGAGCTTACAGAGCTTGATATAGAAAGAATAAGAAAGCTTAGAAAAGAGCTGATAAATTAA
- a CDS encoding PIN domain-containing protein, translating to MKKNKKRILKLIDANVILRLLLNDIAELNQVTRDIIKNNEVLILNEVVAEIIYVLEKLYKVERKEISNTLIKLFAHPNIFVQDLAVITGALKIYADKGVDFVDAVLVAQSKCNGYTVYTFDKKLEKLLQLE from the coding sequence ATGAAAAAGAACAAGAAGAGAATTCTAAAACTAATTGATGCCAATGTGATTCTTCGTCTTTTACTAAATGATATTGCTGAACTTAATCAAGTTACCAGGGATATTATTAAAAACAATGAAGTTCTAATTTTGAATGAGGTAGTTGCTGAAATTATTTATGTTTTGGAAAAATTATATAAAGTTGAAAGAAAAGAAATTAGCAATACTTTAATAAAATTATTTGCTCATCCAAATATTTTTGTTCAAGATTTAGCAGTAATAACCGGGGCGCTTAAAATTTATGCAGATAAAGGCGTTGATTTTGTTGATGCTGTATTAGTTGCGCAAAGCAAATGCAATGGTTATACAGTGTATACATTTGATAAAAAATTGGAAAAGCTTTTGCAATTAGAGTAA